ACCTGAGCCTAAAGCTGAACCAGCGCCGACACCAAAACCAGCGCCAGCACCGAAAGCGGCAGAGCCAAAGCCTGCGCCTAAGCCGGCAGCTAAACCGCCAGCACCAGCTGCGGGTGGTGCACAACCACCGGCAGCAAAAGAGAAAAAACCTCAAGCGGAGGCAACGGTTCGAGTCGATACATCAACTCTTGACGACATCATGAACATGGTGGGTGAGTTGGTACTGGTGCGTAACCGTTTAGTGAGCCTTGGCTTAAATAGCAACGACGAAGAGATGTCTAAAGCCGTCGCTAACCTAGACGTTGTGACCGCTGACTTGCAGGGCGCTGTGATGAAAACGCGCATGCAGCCAATCAAGAAAGTGTTTGGTCGCTTCCCTCGTGTTGTTCGTGATTTGGCACGTAGCCTGAAAAAAGACATCGTGTTGGAAATGCGTGGTGAAGAAACGGATCTCGATAAGAACCTGGTAGAAGCACTAGCCGATCCATTGATTCACTTGGTTCGAAACTCAGTCGACCACGGCATTGAAATGCCAGACATTCGAACCGCAGCAGGCAAAGCCCGCACAGGTAAAGTGATATTGTCGGCGTCTCAAGAAGGTGACCACATCCAATTGAGTATCGTTGATGATGGTGGCGGTATGGACGCAGACAAGCTGCGTGGTATTGCCGTTGAGCGTGGTTTGATGGACTCAGATGCCGCAGCTCGCCTAACACCTAAAGAGTGTTACAACCTAATCTTTGCACCGGGCTTCTCTACTAAGAAAGAGATTTCAGATATCTCAGGCCGTGGTGTAGGTATGGACGTGGTGAAGACGGCGATTAATACCCTAAATGGCTCAATCGATATCGACTCAGAGTTAGGCAAAGGCACTAAGATCACCATCAAGGTACCACTAACACTGGCGATTCTACCTACATTGATGGTTGGCGTTTCAGGACAACCGTTTGCACTGCCGCTGGCGAGTGTGAATGAGATTTTCCACCTTGACCTAAGCAAAACAAATACCGTTGATGGACAGCTAACCATCATCGTTCGCGAGAAATCTATCCCATTGTTCTACTTGCAAAAGTGGCTTGTGCCGAACAAAGCTTACGATGCAGGTGAGAAGAAACTGGGTCATGTCGTGATCGTTCAACTTGGCAGTCAACGAGTGGGTTTTGTGGTAGACACTTTGATTGGTCAAGAAGAGGTAGTAATTAAGCCTCTTGATGAACTGCTACAAGGTACGCCGGGTATGGCGGGTGCAACCATTACTAGTGATGGTCATATCGCACTTATCCTTGATGTTCCAAACCTACTAAAGAAATATGCGATTCGTTCGCACATCTAATAAAGGAAATATATGGCGGTTAGAGTACTAGTTGTTGATGATTCGAGTTTTTTCCGTCGTCGCGTAAGCGAGATCATCAACTCGGACCCGCGCCTAGAAGTAGTGGATATGGCGGTCAATGGTAAAGAGGCCGTCGAAAAAGCCATCAAAATTAAGCCTGATGTCATCACAATGGACATCGAGATGCCAGTAATGGATGGCATCACGGCTGTGCGTGAAATAATGAAAGCACAGCCAACACCGATTTTGATGTTTTCTTCTCTAACGCATGATGGCGCTAAAGCGACATTAGATGCGTTAGATGCTGGTGCTTTAGATTTCTTACCGAAGAAGTTTGAAGATATTGCACGTAATCGTGACGAGGCGGTTTCACTACTGCAAAAACGAGTCACAGAAATTGCCCGTAAGCGAGCGTTCATGCGCCGACCTGCGGTCTCTTCGCCTGCGCCCGCAAGTAAACCAGCGTCGGCAGCACCAGCAAACCGATTACAGCGCACAACAGCAGCCGCCCCTACACGTCCTACGGCGACGCCAGCGACTCGTCCAGCAGGAAAGTTTAAGGCCAGCGGTAAGAAGTACCAGTTGACGGCAATTGGTACCTCAACAGGTGGTCCAGTGGCACTGCAAAAAATTCTGACTAAGTTGCCAGCAAACTACCCTCACCCAATTGTGTTGGTTCAGCATATGCCTGCAACGTTCACCGCGGCATTTGCGTCACGCTTGAACTCACTGTGTAAAATTCAAGTGAAAGAAGCAGAAGATGGTGATGTGTTGCGCCCAGGTCATGCTTACCTTGCTCCTGGAGGCAAACAAATGATGCTTGATGGTCGCCCGGGTGCGACGAAATTACGCATTATTGATGGTGGCGACCGCATGAACTACAAACCTTGTGTGGATGTGACGTTTGGCTCTGCAGCGAAGATATATCAAGACAAAGTTTTATCGATGATCTTAACCGGTATGGGAGCAGATGGTCGAGAAGGGTGCCGCATGCTGAAAACAGCTGGGGCAACTATTTGGGCACAAGATGAAGAGAGCTGCGTTGTTTACGGCATGCCTCAAGCAGTAGCCAAAGCGGGTATCTCTAGTGAAGATTTACCACTTGAACGCATCGCTGAGCGGATGCTGGTTGAAGTTGGTCTAGGCTAAGGAGCGGTTGTGATAGTTTGGAGTGTCGCTAACCAAAAAGGTGGGGTGGGCAAAACCACAACAACGGTGACCTTGGCAGGATTGTTGAGCCAAAAAGGTCATAAGGTGTTGTTGGTGGATACAGATCCACACGCCTCGTTAACGACTTATCTTGGTTATGACTCAGACGAAGTGCCGTCCAGTCTTTTTGACTTATTTCAGTTACCGCAGATTGATAGAGCTGGCGTGGAATCCTTGATTCTGGGTACTGATATCGAAGGTATTGATATCATTTCCGCACACATGTCACTAGCGACCCTTGACCGTGTCATGGGTAATCGCAGTGGTATGGGACTTATTCTAAATAAGGCTTTGCAGTCGGTATCTGATACTTACGATTATGTTTTGATCGACTGTCCACCTATCCTAGGTGTGATGATGGTGAACGCATTGGCTGCCAGTGATCGTATTTTGATCCCAGTGCAAACCGAGTTCTTGGCGATGAAAGGTCTGGAGCGCATGATCCGCACGTTAGCGATTATGCAAAAGTCTCGTCCATCAGCCTTTAAAACCACCATAGTGCCGACCATGTATGACAAGCGTACTAATGCATCACTACAGACGCTGACTCAGCTTAAGAAAGGCTATCCAAATCAGGTGTGGCCATCGGCAGTGCCAATTGATACTAAGTTCCGTGATGCTAGCTTAAAGCACCTACCAGCATCTCATTTTGCATCAGGTAGCCGCGGTGTGTTTGCCTATAAGCAGCTCTTGCTTTACCTCGAGAGGTTAGCATTTGATGATTAAAGACGCCGTACTTTCAAGTGAACAAGCATTAGACGAGTATTTTACTGCGCTGTTAGGGGAAGAATCACTGCTAGATTCTGCAGAAGCGGAGCCTGAAGCAGCGCTTGAATCCGTTGATTCCTTCCCAGAGGTTGAAAGTGTTGTTGAGCCTACTGAGGTCGCAATCTCGGCAGAAGATCTGATCCCGGATGTTTCTCATGCTGGTCCTCTAGAGCAAAATGATTTAGAGCCAGCGCTCGCACCGCAGCCATCGATGCCAGAACCTTCGGTTCCTGATACGGCCTACAGTGAGTTTGAAGTACCGGATCTAGAAGATGTTCAGCGTCTTCTTAGCCAGCTAGAAACCAGCAGTTTTGCTGATGCTCCAGAAATTGATGAATTGATCGAGCAAAATACTTTGGATATCGCAACGGCGGTGGAAGTTGAGCCTAAAGTCGAGCTGGTAGAGCCTAAAGTTGAAGAAGCGATTGAAGAGCCAGTCGTAGTCGTCGAAGAAGAACTGCAAGAGTGGGACGTGAGCGCATTGGCTCAACCTGAGCCAGAAGTGGATGTTCCGGTTGAGGAAATTATCCCTGAGCCTGTTCAAGATGTATCGATAGATAGCGAATCTGTGGTTGAACAGCAGGTGGAAACTGAGCTTGAGACGCAAGCGGGCGAAAATAATACGCAGGAATGGCACAATGTCGCTAGAAATGAAGCGTTTCAGGTGCTTTACTTTGATGTAAACAGTGTCACTTTTGCTGTGCCGTTGGATGAGTTAGGCGGTATTCACCGTAAAGCTGATGAAATTAACCATTTGATTGGCAGACCTGACTGGTACCTAGGTCTTCAAACCAATAAATCTGACCAATTGGATGTTGTCGATACGGCTCGTTGGGTCATGGCTGAGAAGCTCAAAGATAACGAGCATCGCAAAAATTACCAATATATTGTCATGCTAGGTGACAGTATGTGGGGGCTTGCTTCTAACCAGTTGATGGGAACGGAGTGGCTCAACCCAGAAAAAGTGCGCTGGCGTGAGAGTGCAGGTAAGCGACCATGGCTTGCCGGGATGGTGAAAGAGAAAATGTGTGCTCTTATTCATGTCGATGCAATG
This portion of the Vibrio sp. SCSIO 43136 genome encodes:
- a CDS encoding chemotaxis protein CheA encodes the protein MSYELDEDILQDFLIEAGEILELLSEQLIELENNPDDRDLLNAIFRGFHTVKGGAGFLSLTELVDTCHGAENVFDILRNGQREVSADLMDTILQALDTINHQFAAVQEREALQAADPALIEELHRLSKPASADEVAAAPEPVAEPEPVVEPEPVVEAAPVVENSSIDEITQDEFEKLLDELHGAGNAPKAAAPQAPSAPSAPAAPVAAAGDDITDDEFEKLLDELHGSGKAPGAQAAAPTPPPAPKAPQPAAGADSDLMTDDEFEKLLDELHGSGKGPSVEELEMATRPAESKPEPKAEPAPTPKPAPAPKAAEPKPAPKPAAKPPAPAAGGAQPPAAKEKKPQAEATVRVDTSTLDDIMNMVGELVLVRNRLVSLGLNSNDEEMSKAVANLDVVTADLQGAVMKTRMQPIKKVFGRFPRVVRDLARSLKKDIVLEMRGEETDLDKNLVEALADPLIHLVRNSVDHGIEMPDIRTAAGKARTGKVILSASQEGDHIQLSIVDDGGGMDADKLRGIAVERGLMDSDAAARLTPKECYNLIFAPGFSTKKEISDISGRGVGMDVVKTAINTLNGSIDIDSELGKGTKITIKVPLTLAILPTLMVGVSGQPFALPLASVNEIFHLDLSKTNTVDGQLTIIVREKSIPLFYLQKWLVPNKAYDAGEKKLGHVVIVQLGSQRVGFVVDTLIGQEEVVIKPLDELLQGTPGMAGATITSDGHIALILDVPNLLKKYAIRSHI
- a CDS encoding chemotaxis response regulator protein-glutamate methylesterase produces the protein MAVRVLVVDDSSFFRRRVSEIINSDPRLEVVDMAVNGKEAVEKAIKIKPDVITMDIEMPVMDGITAVREIMKAQPTPILMFSSLTHDGAKATLDALDAGALDFLPKKFEDIARNRDEAVSLLQKRVTEIARKRAFMRRPAVSSPAPASKPASAAPANRLQRTTAAAPTRPTATPATRPAGKFKASGKKYQLTAIGTSTGGPVALQKILTKLPANYPHPIVLVQHMPATFTAAFASRLNSLCKIQVKEAEDGDVLRPGHAYLAPGGKQMMLDGRPGATKLRIIDGGDRMNYKPCVDVTFGSAAKIYQDKVLSMILTGMGADGREGCRMLKTAGATIWAQDEESCVVYGMPQAVAKAGISSEDLPLERIAERMLVEVGLG
- a CDS encoding ParA family protein, whose product is MIVWSVANQKGGVGKTTTTVTLAGLLSQKGHKVLLVDTDPHASLTTYLGYDSDEVPSSLFDLFQLPQIDRAGVESLILGTDIEGIDIISAHMSLATLDRVMGNRSGMGLILNKALQSVSDTYDYVLIDCPPILGVMMVNALAASDRILIPVQTEFLAMKGLERMIRTLAIMQKSRPSAFKTTIVPTMYDKRTNASLQTLTQLKKGYPNQVWPSAVPIDTKFRDASLKHLPASHFASGSRGVFAYKQLLLYLERLAFDD
- a CDS encoding chemotaxis protein CheW, with translation MIKDAVLSSEQALDEYFTALLGEESLLDSAEAEPEAALESVDSFPEVESVVEPTEVAISAEDLIPDVSHAGPLEQNDLEPALAPQPSMPEPSVPDTAYSEFEVPDLEDVQRLLSQLETSSFADAPEIDELIEQNTLDIATAVEVEPKVELVEPKVEEAIEEPVVVVEEELQEWDVSALAQPEPEVDVPVEEIIPEPVQDVSIDSESVVEQQVETELETQAGENNTQEWHNVARNEAFQVLYFDVNSVTFAVPLDELGGIHRKADEINHLIGRPDWYLGLQTNKSDQLDVVDTARWVMAEKLKDNEHRKNYQYIVMLGDSMWGLASNQLMGTEWLNPEKVRWRESAGKRPWLAGMVKEKMCALIHVDAMVNMLNAGLDVKALDS